A stretch of the Photobacterium toruni genome encodes the following:
- a CDS encoding methyl-accepting chemotaxis protein has translation MYLGFAILVALFVITIMFMLDGVDRIHNQLKSITTDALPLVSASHNASLQLLVADKIFKDYLTSQDPKAMAAYSAEFEQQTTVFQQARNQLQQVTKNNPQLKGSIQALTELEQRYFAEATIAMTNYRLLLLATNERQQSARQFQQLQAELNIGMKEFINEQDNLAVKMLSKNYFIKLKETETITLDALASDDTAEIEKAIRSNKISVNHLKNTFRSLSILQPELTQAFGKSVEQYGLDIGRPGGVLDQHFEYIQAQHRLYSNIATLAKEINQSMNIVGDFNKQANDQMSTTIATADTTYSEVVTKAIIIGIAVILLAIIVGWYLARSVRRPLMAILKTLEALTAGNMTQRTEASTFIEFSQLNHHINMLAQNLQQILTQISHASSELSTVATENHATTAEAKRRLNNQRQQTASAATAMIEMEHSVTDVSKSAQITMERVNEVELASATGREVMTSNINTAHQLSTRLDESVHAVQQLQKMSSNIGSILDVIRNIADQTNLLALNAAIEAARAGEQGRGFAVVADEVRVLAKRTTDSTAEIEAMIKNLQSSSGQAMNMMQSCVTEMDNSISLASNANSSMEDIQAIIIEISDMSTQIAQAAEEQRCTTAEIARSLEDISQIADNSYNTMEEMADTGVKLEHLATEQNTLVSRFKL, from the coding sequence ATGTACTTAGGCTTCGCTATCTTAGTCGCATTATTTGTTATCACTATTATGTTTATGCTTGATGGCGTTGATCGTATTCACAATCAATTAAAATCCATTACAACAGATGCCCTCCCCCTAGTTTCAGCATCACATAACGCGAGCTTACAACTGCTTGTCGCTGACAAAATATTTAAAGATTACCTCACCAGCCAAGATCCAAAAGCAATGGCAGCTTATAGTGCAGAATTTGAACAACAAACAACCGTCTTTCAGCAAGCTCGAAATCAATTACAGCAAGTAACAAAAAATAATCCTCAACTAAAAGGATCAATTCAAGCACTAACTGAATTAGAACAACGCTATTTTGCTGAAGCCACTATTGCAATGACTAATTATCGGTTATTACTGCTTGCCACCAACGAACGTCAACAATCTGCGCGTCAATTTCAGCAATTACAAGCAGAACTGAACATTGGTATGAAAGAGTTCATTAATGAACAAGATAACCTTGCTGTTAAAATGTTATCTAAAAACTACTTTATAAAATTAAAAGAAACGGAAACGATCACGTTAGATGCGCTGGCTTCTGATGATACCGCCGAGATCGAAAAAGCCATTAGAAGTAACAAAATTAGTGTTAATCACCTTAAAAACACCTTCCGTTCTTTATCTATATTACAACCAGAATTAACTCAAGCTTTTGGCAAATCAGTAGAACAATACGGACTCGATATCGGTCGTCCTGGTGGGGTTCTTGATCAGCATTTTGAATACATTCAAGCACAACACCGTCTCTACAGTAATATTGCAACGCTAGCCAAAGAAATTAATCAATCCATGAATATTGTTGGGGATTTCAATAAACAAGCCAATGATCAGATGAGCACAACCATTGCAACAGCAGATACGACCTATTCTGAAGTAGTAACAAAAGCGATTATCATTGGTATTGCAGTGATCTTGCTAGCCATTATCGTTGGATGGTATTTAGCCCGTAGTGTACGCCGTCCTTTAATGGCGATATTAAAAACATTAGAAGCACTTACAGCAGGAAATATGACTCAACGTACAGAAGCCAGTACGTTTATTGAATTTAGCCAACTTAACCACCATATCAATATGCTGGCTCAAAACTTACAGCAAATTTTAACCCAAATTAGCCATGCGTCATCAGAATTAAGCACTGTTGCTACAGAAAACCACGCCACAACAGCCGAAGCTAAACGACGCTTAAACAATCAGCGTCAACAAACAGCCTCAGCAGCAACGGCTATGATTGAAATGGAGCACTCAGTCACTGACGTATCAAAAAGCGCCCAAATCACCATGGAACGGGTTAATGAAGTGGAGCTGGCATCAGCAACGGGTCGTGAAGTGATGACCAGTAATATTAATACAGCCCATCAACTTTCTACCCGTTTAGATGAATCTGTCCACGCCGTTCAACAACTACAAAAAATGAGTAGTAATATTGGCTCAATTTTAGATGTTATTCGTAATATAGCTGATCAAACGAACTTATTAGCTCTTAATGCCGCGATTGAGGCAGCAAGAGCGGGAGAGCAAGGACGCGGGTTTGCCGTAGTTGCTGATGAAGTACGCGTATTAGCAAAACGTACCACCGATTCGACCGCAGAAATTGAAGCAATGATCAAAAATTTACAATCCAGTTCAGGTCAAGCCATGAACATGATGCAAAGCTGTGTCACTGAAATGGATAACAGTATTAGCCTTGCTTCTAATGCCAATAGCTCGATGGAAGATATTCAAGCGATTATCATTGAAATAAGTGATATGAGTACACAAATTGCACAAGCCGCCGAAGAGCAACGTTGTACGACAGCTGAAATAGCCCGTAGCTTAGAAGACATTAGTCAAATTGCCGATAATAGTTATAACACCATGGAAGAAATGGCCGATACGGGTGTCAAACTTGAGCATTTAGCCACTGAGCAAAATACCCTCGTAAGTCGTTTTAAATTATAA
- the pyrC gene encoding dihydroorotase, which translates to MTILTITRPDDWHAHLRDGDVLADTVRDISRYMGRAIIMPNLIPPVTDTPSALAYRDRILQVNPQGNFSPLMVIYLTDKTSAEEIQRAHASGHVYAAKLYPAGATTNSDSGVTSIDHIRSALEAMQQVGMPLLIHGEVTHHDVDIFDREKAFLETVLAPIVNEFTDLKIVLEHITTADAVEFVTNAGPNVGATITAHHLMFNRNHMLVGGIRPHFYCLPILKRNTHQQALVTAATSGNAKFFLGTDSAPHVKERKEAACGCAGSYTAHAAIELYAEVFEQAGALDKLEAFASFNGADFYGLPRNTDTITLTKEAWKVAEEMQFGHDTVVPIKAGEMMTWKVIA; encoded by the coding sequence ATGACGATATTAACTATTACACGTCCGGACGACTGGCATGCACATTTACGCGATGGCGATGTACTCGCTGATACGGTTCGCGATATTAGCCGTTATATGGGACGCGCGATCATCATGCCAAATCTTATCCCCCCTGTTACAGATACCCCCTCAGCTTTAGCCTACCGTGACCGCATTCTTCAAGTAAATCCACAAGGTAACTTCTCTCCATTAATGGTTATTTATCTCACCGATAAAACATCAGCAGAAGAAATTCAACGTGCGCATGCTTCTGGTCATGTTTACGCAGCTAAGCTTTACCCTGCTGGTGCAACCACTAATTCAGATTCAGGTGTTACTTCAATCGACCATATTCGTTCGGCATTAGAAGCGATGCAGCAAGTCGGCATGCCGTTACTTATTCATGGTGAAGTCACTCATCATGATGTTGATATATTTGATCGTGAAAAAGCTTTTTTAGAGACCGTATTAGCACCTATCGTTAATGAATTTACAGATCTAAAAATTGTACTTGAACATATCACCACCGCTGATGCGGTTGAGTTTGTGACCAATGCAGGTCCAAATGTAGGTGCTACTATTACTGCGCACCATTTAATGTTTAACCGTAATCATATGTTAGTCGGCGGTATTCGTCCGCACTTCTATTGCTTACCGATTTTAAAACGTAATACACATCAACAAGCGTTAGTTACAGCTGCCACCAGCGGTAATGCAAAGTTCTTCTTGGGTACAGACAGCGCACCCCATGTAAAAGAGCGCAAAGAAGCAGCTTGTGGTTGTGCCGGATCTTACACCGCCCATGCTGCGATTGAATTATATGCTGAAGTGTTTGAGCAAGCAGGAGCACTAGATAAACTAGAAGCCTTTGCAAGCTTTAATGGTGCTGATTTTTATGGACTGCCACGTAACACTGACACTATCACGTTAACCAAAGAAGCATGGAAGGTCGCTGAAGAAATGCAATTTGGTCATGATACCGTAGTGCCAATTAAAGCAGGTGAAATGATGACTTGGAAAGTTATCGCTTAA
- a CDS encoding efflux RND transporter permease subunit, whose protein sequence is MKQDIATYFIKNKVISWMLTLIFLVGGTVSFFGLGQLEDPAFTIKDAMVVTAYPGATPQQVEEEVTYPIEKAIQQLTYVDEVNSLSSRGLSQITVTMKNNYGPDDLPQIWDELRRKVNDISSSLPPGVAKPKVIDDFGDVFGILLAITGEGYNYKELSDYVDYLRREIELVDGVGKVSVTGNQQEQVFIEISMQRLSSLGISLDTIYNILATQNLVTSAGAVRIGDEYVRVHPTGEFKNVDELGDLIITEKGANGLIYLRDVADIKKGFKEIPDNLVSFNGHQALNMGVSFVEGVNVVEVGQRVMQRLAELKEQQPVGINIDEVYSQPTEVDKSVSGFVVSLGQAVAIVIIVLLFFMGLRSGLLIGLILLLTVLGTFVFMKWMAIDLQRISLGALVIALGMLVDNAIVVVEGILIGMQKGRTRMQAASDIVTQTKWPLLGATVIAVMAFAPIGLSQDSTGEYCRTLFTVLLISLMLSWFTAISLTPFFADLFFKNVKVEQGADQKDPYGSIFFVVYRKSLEFCMRRAWLTILTLLLMLGGSLYGFTLLKQSFFPASTTPMFMVDVWLPEGTDIRATNDTLKSLEKVVNTEQGVQHVSSSAGKGSQRFMLTYAPEKSYASYGELIVRVDSFENVIPVMRKFSQAMDKDHPEVEYKLKQVMLGPSSGSKIEARIVGSDPTILRGIASQVVDVMNADPGAFNIRHDWRERTKVIEPVFNESQARRYGITKKDVDELLQMAFSGINIGLYREGTNLMPIVARLPEEERVDISTIEGMKIWSPAIQGYIPLQQVVLDVNVRWEDPLVVRKNRKRMLTIMADPNPLGDETAASVQARILPVIEAIDLPAGYSLEWGGEYESSADAKASLFQTMPMGYLAMFLITVFLFNKVKEALIVWATVPLAIIGVTVGLLLLNTPFGFMALLGFLSLSGMLVKNGIVLLDQIEIEIASGKEKYQAVVDAAVSRVRPVCMAAITTVLGMLPLLPDVFFKPMAVTIMFGLSFATVLTLIVVPVLYRLFHKLTIPADQTA, encoded by the coding sequence ATGAAACAAGATATCGCGACTTATTTTATTAAAAATAAAGTGATTAGCTGGATGCTAACGCTAATATTTTTAGTTGGCGGAACCGTATCATTCTTTGGTCTTGGGCAGTTAGAAGATCCTGCTTTTACGATTAAAGATGCAATGGTGGTTACCGCTTACCCAGGAGCAACACCTCAACAAGTAGAAGAAGAAGTTACTTATCCAATAGAAAAAGCAATTCAACAACTGACTTATGTTGATGAAGTTAACTCTTTGTCTAGTCGAGGGCTGTCGCAAATCACCGTTACCATGAAAAACAATTATGGGCCTGATGATTTGCCGCAAATTTGGGATGAATTACGACGTAAAGTGAATGATATTTCATCAAGCTTACCGCCAGGTGTCGCAAAACCAAAAGTCATCGATGATTTTGGTGATGTATTTGGGATTTTATTAGCGATCACTGGTGAAGGTTATAACTACAAAGAGCTCAGTGATTATGTTGATTATCTGCGTCGAGAAATTGAGTTAGTCGATGGTGTTGGTAAAGTTTCTGTTACGGGTAATCAGCAAGAGCAAGTATTTATTGAAATATCAATGCAACGTTTAAGCAGTTTGGGTATTTCACTGGATACAATTTATAACATTTTAGCAACTCAAAATCTGGTCACAAGTGCGGGTGCTGTTCGTATTGGTGATGAGTATGTTCGTGTTCATCCAACGGGTGAATTTAAAAATGTTGATGAATTAGGTGATTTAATCATTACCGAAAAAGGTGCGAATGGGCTGATTTATTTGCGTGATGTCGCAGATATTAAGAAAGGCTTTAAAGAAATTCCAGATAACTTAGTCAGCTTTAATGGTCATCAAGCCCTTAATATGGGTGTGTCATTTGTTGAAGGAGTTAACGTTGTCGAAGTAGGCCAACGTGTCATGCAGCGATTGGCTGAGCTTAAAGAACAGCAACCTGTTGGTATTAATATTGACGAAGTGTATAGCCAGCCGACCGAAGTTGATAAATCAGTCAGTGGCTTTGTGGTAAGCCTAGGTCAAGCGGTTGCGATTGTTATCATTGTGCTACTGTTTTTTATGGGATTACGTTCGGGGCTATTGATTGGCCTTATTTTACTATTAACTGTGCTGGGCACTTTTGTGTTTATGAAGTGGATGGCAATTGATCTGCAACGTATATCATTGGGTGCATTGGTTATTGCACTGGGTATGTTGGTGGATAATGCTATCGTGGTCGTAGAAGGTATTTTGATCGGGATGCAAAAGGGGCGAACGCGCATGCAAGCCGCCTCCGATATTGTTACTCAAACAAAGTGGCCGTTACTTGGCGCGACTGTGATTGCGGTAATGGCTTTTGCACCGATTGGTCTATCACAAGATTCAACCGGTGAATATTGCCGAACCTTATTTACAGTATTGCTAATTTCACTGATGCTGAGTTGGTTTACCGCTATTTCATTAACACCATTCTTTGCTGATCTTTTCTTTAAAAATGTCAAAGTGGAACAAGGAGCCGATCAAAAAGATCCTTATGGTAGTATTTTCTTCGTGGTATATCGTAAGTCGCTAGAGTTTTGTATGCGTCGTGCGTGGTTAACGATACTGACATTACTTCTAATGCTAGGGGGGAGCTTATACGGATTTACATTATTAAAACAATCGTTTTTTCCTGCTTCAACAACGCCGATGTTTATGGTTGATGTGTGGTTACCTGAAGGGACAGATATTCGTGCCACCAATGACACTTTAAAATCGTTAGAAAAAGTGGTTAATACAGAGCAAGGCGTGCAACACGTTAGCTCTAGTGCAGGCAAAGGCTCACAGCGTTTCATGTTGACTTATGCGCCTGAAAAAAGCTATGCCTCTTATGGTGAGTTAATCGTTCGAGTGGATAGTTTTGAAAATGTGATCCCTGTTATGCGTAAATTTAGCCAAGCGATGGATAAAGATCATCCAGAGGTTGAATACAAACTGAAACAGGTGATGTTAGGTCCATCATCAGGCTCTAAAATAGAAGCTCGAATTGTCGGTTCAGATCCAACGATCCTTCGTGGTATTGCTTCGCAAGTTGTCGACGTAATGAATGCCGATCCTGGAGCATTTAATATTCGTCATGACTGGCGAGAGCGTACTAAAGTCATTGAGCCTGTATTTAATGAAAGCCAAGCAAGACGTTACGGTATTACCAAAAAAGATGTTGATGAGCTATTACAAATGGCATTTTCAGGGATTAACATTGGTTTATATCGTGAAGGAACAAACTTGATGCCAATCGTGGCACGGTTACCAGAAGAAGAACGGGTTGATATTAGTACAATCGAAGGCATGAAGATTTGGAGTCCTGCGATTCAAGGCTATATTCCATTACAACAAGTAGTCTTAGATGTTAATGTGCGTTGGGAAGATCCATTAGTAGTACGTAAAAACCGAAAGCGTATGCTAACCATTATGGCGGATCCTAATCCACTAGGTGATGAAACGGCGGCATCAGTTCAAGCGCGTATTTTACCTGTTATTGAGGCCATTGACTTACCTGCCGGTTATAGTTTGGAGTGGGGTGGGGAATATGAATCATCCGCAGATGCAAAGGCATCATTATTCCAGACGATGCCAATGGGCTATTTAGCCATGTTCTTAATTACAGTTTTCTTATTTAATAAAGTCAAAGAAGCACTTATTGTGTGGGCAACGGTACCTTTGGCTATTATTGGTGTCACAGTCGGATTACTGTTACTAAACACTCCGTTTGGTTTTATGGCATTACTTGGCTTTTTGAGTCTTTCTGGAATGTTGGTGAAAAACGGGATCGTATTGTTAGATCAAATTGAAATTGAGATAGCAAGTGGTAAAGAGAAATATCAAGCGGTGGTCGATGCGGCAGTCAGTCGTGTCCGTCCTGTTTGTATGGCAGCCATAACGACTGTTTTAGGTATGTTACCTTTGCTGCCCGATGTTTTCTTTAAGCCGATGGCGGTGACGATTATGTTCGGATTGAGTTTTGCTACTGTGTTGACGTTAATTGTAGTACCAGTGTTGTATCGTTTATTTCATAAATTGACAATACCAGCAGATCAAACGGCATAA
- a CDS encoding efflux RND transporter periplasmic adaptor subunit: protein MIKHYSLLALTISTALLLQGCDKSTVEPREDQPLVKVQQVTLSKQVPKLTFPAVASAADKSILSFRIAGEVTQILVRSGDKVKTGQVLARLDPSDFKLEVDDAQAKYNVINSQYRRSATLLKNGYLPQSQFDELKAKRSIANANLDLALLKLSFTELKAPFSGVISTVPVEQFENIKIGQQIMNIHSTDSVDIELQAPDMIYSKQSVLDIEKGQRSTAKAILPNDKKYAVTLKEFTTEPDPDSGSFLVTLTMPMPKDQFILEGMSVEVEADAQQLQVYTIGQQIVPLEALFNLDGDDIALSNKYVWVLSPDNTVLKRQVVTDKVVPEGVRLKSGVTEGEVVVVTGVNRLREGQKVVVFTKEGTQ from the coding sequence ATGATCAAACATTACAGTTTATTAGCATTGACAATTAGCACCGCATTATTACTTCAAGGTTGTGATAAATCGACTGTTGAGCCACGTGAAGATCAGCCATTAGTAAAAGTACAACAGGTCACATTAAGCAAGCAGGTACCGAAATTAACTTTTCCGGCAGTAGCATCGGCTGCTGATAAATCTATTTTATCGTTTCGTATTGCAGGTGAAGTAACTCAAATATTAGTACGCTCAGGCGATAAAGTTAAAACAGGCCAAGTGTTAGCACGATTAGATCCTAGTGATTTTAAATTAGAAGTCGATGATGCTCAGGCAAAATACAATGTCATTAATAGCCAATACCGTCGTTCAGCAACATTATTAAAAAATGGCTATTTACCTCAATCTCAATTTGATGAGTTAAAGGCCAAGCGAAGTATTGCTAATGCTAATCTTGACTTAGCCCTATTAAAATTAAGTTTTACGGAGCTTAAAGCCCCTTTTAGTGGCGTTATTTCGACGGTACCTGTTGAGCAGTTTGAAAATATTAAAATTGGTCAGCAAATAATGAATATTCATAGTACAGATTCTGTTGATATAGAGCTTCAAGCACCCGATATGATTTATTCTAAGCAAAGCGTATTAGATATAGAGAAAGGGCAACGTTCTACTGCAAAGGCGATTCTACCTAATGATAAAAAATATGCAGTGACATTGAAAGAATTTACGACCGAGCCCGATCCAGACTCAGGTTCATTTTTAGTAACTTTAACCATGCCAATGCCTAAAGATCAGTTTATTTTAGAAGGCATGTCGGTTGAGGTTGAAGCCGATGCGCAGCAGTTACAAGTCTATACCATTGGGCAGCAGATAGTACCGCTAGAAGCACTATTTAATTTAGATGGTGATGATATCGCCTTATCAAATAAATATGTATGGGTACTTTCACCAGATAATACGGTTTTAAAACGTCAAGTTGTGACAGATAAGGTTGTGCCTGAAGGTGTGCGATTAAAATCGGGTGTTACGGAAGGAGAAGTCGTCGTTGTTACAGGCGTTAACCGCTTAAGAGAAGGGCAGAAAGTGGTGGTGTTTACCAAGGAGGGTACGCAGTAA
- a CDS encoding efflux RND transporter periplasmic adaptor subunit gives MKYRFFAALFTCLALSGCKDDQAVITEPESRPIKLQSVSVGDNESQRVFPATVEAGDKAVLAFRVSGQLASVDVHPGQFITKGQTLATLNIDELSLLVKQSQAQYDLANVQFKRDTKLRQKNVVSELDYDTSKANLKQAKAALDKQKSNLSYAKLIAPYDGHISLSMVENYEYVGAKQPIMHIQSAKLINMVFQLPDYLLARFQGNAENINPTVAFDTLANQTFPAQFEEIDTEPDSKTSSYKVTLSMTRPEGSNIMPGMSGSVTIVLPQGKAGAIPVRAIMIEGNKNYVWRVDDKQQVVRTEVTLDRNNRVISGLNDGDVIATSGVSELQSGQKVRSWIKERGL, from the coding sequence ATGAAATATCGCTTTTTTGCGGCATTGTTTACATGTTTAGCATTAAGTGGGTGCAAGGATGATCAAGCTGTTATTACTGAGCCTGAATCTCGCCCAATAAAATTACAATCAGTTTCCGTTGGAGATAATGAGTCACAACGTGTATTTCCAGCTACTGTTGAAGCTGGAGACAAAGCTGTTTTAGCCTTTCGAGTTTCAGGTCAACTTGCAAGTGTTGATGTTCATCCGGGCCAATTCATAACCAAAGGGCAGACGCTCGCCACATTAAATATCGATGAATTATCACTGTTGGTAAAACAATCACAAGCACAGTATGACTTAGCGAATGTGCAATTTAAGCGTGATACCAAATTACGTCAAAAAAATGTGGTGTCAGAACTTGATTATGATACGTCTAAAGCAAATCTTAAACAGGCTAAAGCAGCATTAGATAAACAAAAATCGAATTTAAGTTATGCCAAGTTAATAGCGCCTTATGATGGGCATATTTCTTTATCGATGGTTGAAAACTATGAATATGTTGGTGCTAAACAGCCGATCATGCATATTCAAAGTGCTAAATTAATCAATATGGTATTTCAACTTCCTGATTATCTCCTAGCTCGTTTTCAAGGCAATGCCGAAAATATTAATCCGACTGTTGCATTTGATACTTTAGCTAATCAAACCTTTCCTGCCCAATTTGAAGAAATTGATACTGAGCCTGACAGTAAAACATCTAGCTATAAAGTCACCCTCTCAATGACTCGTCCTGAAGGCAGTAATATTATGCCAGGAATGTCAGGTAGCGTAACAATTGTATTACCGCAGGGTAAAGCAGGGGCAATACCGGTTCGCGCTATTATGATCGAAGGTAATAAAAATTATGTATGGCGTGTTGATGATAAACAGCAAGTTGTTAGAACTGAAGTCACATTAGATCGTAATAATCGTGTTATTTCAGGGTTGAATGATGGTGACGTTATAGCTACATCGGGCGTCTCTGAATTGCAATCAGGTCAAAAGGTCCGCTCATGGATCAAGGAGCGTGGACTATGA
- a CDS encoding fumarate hydratase, with protein sequence MTIIRKEDVISSVADALQYISYYHPLDFIKALEKAYNKEQSQAAKDAIAQILINSRMSAEGRRPICQDTGIVTCFVKIGMNVQWDSDLTVQQMIDEGVRQAYTNADNPLRASVVADPAGARKNTQDNAPAVVHVEMVAGNKVEIQIAAKGGGSENKTKMVMLNPSDDVAEWVEKTVPLMGAGWCPPGMLGIGIGGTAEKAAVLAKESLMEAVDIHELQQRGAKTTEEALRLDIYDRVNRLGIGAQGLGGLTTVLDVKIKSAPTHAASKPVCMIPNCAATRHIHFTLDGNGPAELTPPKLSDWPQVTWDVGDNVRRVNLDNVTKTEVQEWRSGETVLLSGKILTGRDAAHKRIQEMLANGEGLPEGVDFTNRFIYYVGPVDAVRDEVVGPAGPTTSTRMDKFTEMMLGETGLIGMIGKAERGPATIESIKQHKTVYLMAVGGAAYLVAKAIKKARVVAFADLGMEAIYEFDVEDMPVTVAVDAEGINAHQTGPDTWRLNIAEMTK encoded by the coding sequence ATGACTATCATCCGTAAAGAAGATGTAATCAGTAGCGTGGCCGATGCTTTACAATATATTTCTTACTACCATCCTTTAGATTTTATTAAAGCATTAGAAAAAGCGTATAACAAAGAACAAAGCCAAGCAGCAAAAGACGCTATTGCCCAGATTTTAATTAACTCCCGTATGTCAGCAGAAGGTCGTCGACCTATCTGTCAAGATACGGGCATTGTTACCTGTTTTGTGAAAATTGGCATGAATGTGCAATGGGACAGTGACTTAACAGTACAACAGATGATCGATGAAGGGGTGCGTCAAGCCTATACCAATGCTGATAACCCATTGCGAGCCTCTGTGGTTGCCGATCCTGCAGGTGCACGTAAAAACACTCAAGATAATGCTCCAGCCGTGGTACATGTTGAGATGGTGGCAGGTAATAAGGTTGAGATTCAAATTGCTGCTAAAGGGGGAGGTTCAGAAAATAAAACCAAAATGGTGATGCTTAATCCTTCTGATGATGTTGCCGAGTGGGTAGAAAAAACAGTACCACTGATGGGGGCTGGTTGGTGTCCTCCGGGGATGTTAGGTATTGGTATTGGTGGCACTGCAGAAAAAGCCGCGGTTCTTGCGAAAGAATCATTGATGGAAGCGGTGGATATTCATGAATTGCAGCAACGTGGTGCAAAAACAACAGAAGAAGCATTGCGGTTAGATATTTATGATCGTGTTAATCGGTTGGGTATTGGTGCTCAAGGTTTAGGTGGTTTAACGACAGTGCTTGACGTTAAAATAAAAAGCGCCCCAACCCATGCAGCCTCTAAGCCTGTGTGCATGATCCCTAATTGTGCGGCAACCCGGCACATACATTTTACATTAGATGGCAATGGACCTGCAGAATTAACGCCACCAAAACTCAGTGATTGGCCGCAAGTAACATGGGATGTGGGTGATAATGTTCGCCGTGTTAACCTTGATAATGTTACCAAGACCGAAGTGCAAGAATGGCGTTCAGGTGAAACTGTATTGCTATCAGGTAAGATCCTAACAGGTCGTGATGCGGCACATAAACGTATTCAAGAAATGCTCGCTAATGGTGAAGGTTTACCTGAAGGTGTTGATTTTACCAATCGTTTTATTTATTACGTTGGTCCTGTTGATGCTGTACGTGATGAAGTCGTCGGTCCAGCAGGACCAACAACATCAACGAGAATGGATAAGTTTACTGAAATGATGCTAGGTGAAACTGGTCTGATAGGTATGATTGGTAAAGCTGAGCGTGGGCCCGCAACGATTGAATCGATTAAGCAGCATAAAACCGTGTATTTAATGGCGGTAGGTGGTGCTGCATACCTTGTTGCAAAAGCCATTAAAAAAGCACGCGTAGTCGCTTTTGCTGATCTAGGCATGGAAGCAATTTATGAATTTGATGTAGAAGATATGCCTGTAACTGTGGCTGTTGATGCTGAAGGTATTAATGCTCACCAAACAGGCCCAGACACATGGCGCTTAAATATCGCTGAAATGACAAAATAA